The following are encoded together in the Pedobacter steynii genome:
- the rplL gene encoding 50S ribosomal protein L7/L12, translated as MADLKAFAEQLVNLTVKEVNELAQILKDEYGIEPAAAAVAVAGPAGDAAPAAEEKSTFDVILKEAGGQKLAVVKLVKDLTGLGLKEAKDLVDGAPKELKAGVAKDEAEALKKQLEEAGAVVEIK; from the coding sequence ATGGCAGATTTAAAAGCGTTTGCTGAGCAATTGGTAAACTTAACAGTTAAAGAAGTTAACGAATTAGCTCAAATCTTAAAAGACGAGTATGGTATCGAACCAGCTGCTGCTGCAGTTGCTGTTGCAGGTCCTGCTGGTGATGCTGCTCCTGCAGCTGAAGAAAAATCAACTTTTGATGTTATCTTAAAAGAAGCTGGTGGTCAGAAATTAGCAGTTGTTAAATTGGTAAAAGACTTAACTGGTCTAGGTTTGAAAGAAGCTAAAGATCTAGTTGACGGTGCACCAAAAGAATTAAAAGCTGGTGTTGCTAAAGACGAAGCTGAAGCTTTGAAAAAACAATTAGAAGAAGCTGGAGCTGTAGTTGAAATTAAGTAA
- the rpoB gene encoding DNA-directed RNA polymerase subunit beta: protein MANKVDQRVNFARSKHIIDYPDFLDVQLQSFREFFQIETTSDNRHTEGLFKVFAENFPITDSRNIFVLEFLDYFIDPPRYDIPECIDRGLTYSVPLKAKLKLSCNDAEHEDFETIIQDVYLGTIPYMTPKGTFVINGAERVIVSQLHRSPGVFFGQSRHTNGTKLYSARVIPFKGSWIEFATDVNNVMYAYIDRKKKFPVTTLLRAIGYDSDKDILELFDLADEVKVSKSGLKKFIGRKLAARVLRKWVEDFVDEDTGEVVSIDRNEVILDRDTVLEDDHIDMIIDAGVKTIILSKDDGASQADYTIIYNTLQKDTSNSEKEAVENIYRALRNAEPPDEETARGIIERLFFSDKRYDLGDVGRYRINRKLKMDTPDHVKVLTKADIIAIVKYLIKLINSKEEVDDIDHLSNRRVRTVGEQLYAQFGVGLARMARTIRERMNIRDNEVFTPTDLINARTLSSVINSFFGTNQLSQFMDQTNPLAEITHKRRLSALGPGGLSRERAGFEVRDVHYTHYGRLCTIETPEGPNIGLISSLCVHAKINNLGFIETPYKKVKDGIVQVDEEVIYLSAEDEDGKTIAQANAAYDDQGNFTTTRVKARYEGDFPVIEPEKLDLMDVAPNQITSIAASLIPFLEHDDANRALMGSNMQRQAVPLLRPEAPIVGTGLEGRVARDSRTLINAEGDGVVEYVDANEITIKYVRNDSDRLVSFEGDSKTYKLIKFKKTNQNTCINLKPIVKRGQKVVKGQVLCEGYATENGELALGRNLKVAFMPWQGYNFEDAIVINERIVREDIFTSLHIEEFELEVRDTKRGEEELTPDIPNVSEEATKDLDENGIIRVGAEVKEGDILIGKITPKGESDPSPEEKLLRAIFGDKAGDVKDASLKTPPSIKGVVIDTKLFSRAKKTTKAEEKAAIEKLDKRYDLATTNLKNELVDKLFQIVNGKTSQGVFNVYKELLFPKGAKFTQKSLADLEYAHINPYKWTTDDDKNDQIKLLLHNYGIRVNEELGAYKRDKFAISVGDELPSGIVQMAKVYVAKKRKLKVGDKMAGRHGNKGIVARIVRDEDMPFLEDGTPVDIVLNPLGVPSRMNLGQIYETVLAWAGKELGVKFATPIFDGAKHDEVEEWIAKAGVPASGRTYLHNGLTGEKFDQPTTVGIIYMLKLGHMVDDKMHARSIGPYSLITQQPLGGKAQFGGQRFGEMEVWALEAFGAANILQEILTVKSDDVIGRAKTYEAIVKGENLPTPGVPESFNVLVHELRGLGLDITLD from the coding sequence TTGGCAAATAAAGTCGACCAAAGAGTAAATTTTGCACGTAGTAAGCACATCATAGATTACCCGGATTTTCTAGATGTACAGTTGCAATCATTCAGAGAATTTTTTCAGATCGAAACCACTTCAGATAACCGTCACACAGAGGGTCTATTTAAAGTGTTTGCTGAAAACTTCCCAATCACAGATTCTAGAAACATCTTTGTTTTAGAATTCCTAGATTATTTTATTGATCCACCTCGTTATGATATACCTGAGTGTATTGACCGTGGATTAACGTATAGTGTTCCATTAAAAGCGAAGCTGAAACTTTCTTGTAATGATGCAGAACACGAAGATTTTGAAACCATCATTCAAGATGTGTACCTGGGAACCATACCATATATGACTCCAAAAGGTACCTTCGTGATCAACGGTGCAGAGCGCGTAATTGTTTCTCAATTACACAGGTCGCCAGGTGTGTTCTTCGGCCAAAGCCGTCACACAAATGGAACTAAGCTTTATTCTGCCCGTGTGATTCCTTTCAAAGGTTCATGGATCGAGTTTGCTACTGACGTGAATAACGTCATGTATGCGTACATCGACCGTAAGAAAAAATTCCCGGTAACCACTTTATTGCGTGCGATCGGTTATGATTCTGATAAAGACATCCTTGAATTGTTTGATCTTGCTGATGAAGTAAAAGTTAGCAAATCAGGTTTAAAGAAATTCATCGGACGTAAACTTGCGGCAAGGGTATTAAGAAAATGGGTTGAAGATTTTGTGGATGAAGATACCGGTGAGGTAGTTTCCATAGATCGTAACGAAGTGATCTTAGACAGGGATACTGTTTTAGAAGATGACCATATTGATATGATCATTGACGCAGGCGTTAAAACGATCATCTTATCTAAAGATGATGGTGCCAGTCAGGCTGATTATACCATTATCTATAATACTTTACAAAAAGATACTTCAAACTCTGAAAAAGAGGCTGTTGAAAACATCTATCGTGCTTTGCGTAATGCAGAACCACCTGATGAGGAAACTGCAAGAGGTATCATTGAGCGTTTGTTCTTCTCGGATAAACGTTACGACTTGGGAGATGTAGGTAGATACCGCATCAACCGTAAGTTGAAAATGGATACTCCTGATCATGTAAAAGTATTGACAAAAGCAGATATTATTGCGATTGTTAAATATCTGATCAAACTGATCAACTCTAAAGAAGAAGTGGATGATATTGATCACTTGTCGAACCGTCGTGTTCGTACAGTAGGTGAGCAATTGTACGCTCAATTTGGTGTTGGTTTAGCACGTATGGCGCGTACCATTCGTGAGCGTATGAACATTCGTGATAACGAGGTATTTACTCCAACAGATTTAATTAACGCCCGTACTTTATCGTCGGTAATTAACTCTTTCTTTGGAACTAACCAGTTATCGCAGTTCATGGACCAGACTAACCCTCTGGCGGAGATTACGCACAAGCGTCGTCTTTCAGCCTTAGGTCCGGGTGGTCTTTCACGTGAACGTGCCGGTTTCGAGGTGCGTGACGTTCACTATACTCACTACGGTCGTCTTTGTACGATTGAAACTCCTGAGGGACCAAACATTGGTTTGATTTCGTCTCTTTGCGTTCACGCCAAGATCAATAACTTAGGTTTCATTGAAACCCCTTACAAAAAAGTTAAAGACGGTATCGTTCAGGTTGATGAGGAAGTGATTTACCTGTCTGCAGAAGATGAAGACGGTAAAACTATTGCACAGGCGAATGCTGCTTATGATGATCAAGGTAATTTTACCACTACACGTGTTAAAGCACGTTATGAGGGTGACTTCCCGGTTATTGAGCCTGAGAAATTAGACTTAATGGACGTGGCACCTAATCAGATTACGTCGATCGCTGCTTCGTTGATTCCTTTCCTTGAGCATGATGATGCGAACAGGGCCCTGATGGGATCCAACATGCAACGTCAGGCCGTACCATTGTTACGTCCTGAGGCACCAATCGTTGGTACAGGTTTGGAAGGTCGCGTAGCCCGCGATTCAAGAACCCTGATCAATGCTGAAGGTGACGGTGTAGTTGAATATGTAGATGCAAATGAGATCACCATTAAATATGTACGTAACGATTCAGATCGTTTGGTTTCATTCGAAGGTGATAGCAAAACTTATAAATTAATCAAATTCAAGAAAACCAACCAGAACACTTGTATCAACCTGAAACCAATCGTTAAGAGAGGTCAGAAAGTTGTTAAAGGGCAAGTATTATGTGAAGGTTATGCAACTGAAAATGGTGAGCTGGCATTAGGAAGAAACTTAAAAGTTGCCTTCATGCCTTGGCAAGGATATAACTTTGAGGATGCGATCGTAATCAACGAGCGTATTGTTCGTGAAGATATCTTTACTTCATTACACATTGAAGAGTTTGAATTGGAAGTACGCGATACCAAACGTGGAGAAGAGGAATTAACACCGGATATCCCTAACGTTTCTGAGGAAGCTACTAAAGATTTAGATGAAAACGGTATCATCCGTGTTGGTGCTGAGGTTAAAGAAGGAGACATCCTTATTGGTAAGATCACTCCTAAAGGAGAATCTGATCCTTCGCCGGAAGAGAAATTACTACGCGCGATCTTTGGAGATAAAGCAGGTGATGTGAAAGATGCATCCCTGAAAACACCTCCATCTATCAAAGGTGTGGTAATTGATACCAAGTTATTCTCAAGAGCTAAGAAAACTACTAAAGCTGAAGAAAAAGCAGCAATAGAGAAATTAGATAAGAGATACGACCTTGCTACTACTAACCTGAAAAATGAACTGGTAGATAAATTGTTCCAGATTGTAAATGGTAAAACATCTCAGGGTGTATTCAACGTTTATAAGGAGCTGTTATTCCCTAAAGGAGCTAAGTTCACTCAGAAAAGTTTAGCTGATCTGGAATATGCGCACATCAATCCATACAAATGGACTACTGATGATGATAAAAATGACCAGATTAAATTGCTGTTGCACAACTATGGTATTCGTGTGAACGAAGAATTAGGTGCGTACAAACGGGATAAATTCGCCATCAGTGTTGGTGATGAGTTGCCTTCAGGTATTGTACAGATGGCAAAGGTTTATGTAGCTAAAAAACGTAAATTAAAAGTAGGTGATAAGATGGCTGGTCGTCACGGTAATAAGGGTATTGTAGCCCGTATCGTTCGTGATGAAGATATGCCATTCTTAGAAGATGGAACACCTGTTGATATCGTGTTGAACCCACTGGGTGTACCTTCACGTATGAACTTGGGTCAGATCTACGAAACTGTATTGGCATGGGCCGGTAAAGAACTGGGTGTGAAATTCGCAACTCCGATCTTTGATGGTGCTAAACATGACGAGGTAGAAGAGTGGATTGCTAAAGCCGGTGTACCAGCTTCAGGAAGAACTTATTTACATAATGGTTTAACGGGTGAGAAATTTGACCAGCCAACAACAGTAGGTATTATCTACATGTTGAAATTAGGACACATGGTTGATGATAAGATGCACGCCCGTTCAATCGGACCATACTCATTGATTACACAACAACCATTGGGTGGTAAAGCTCAATTCGGGGGTCAGCGTTTTGGTGAGATGGAGGTTTGGGCATTAGAGGCATTCGGTGCCGCTAATATCCTGCAGGAGATCTTAACTGTTAAGTCAGATGATGTGATCGGTAGGGCCAAAACTTATGAGGCGATTGTAAAAGGCGAAAACCTTCCTACGCCGGGTGTACCAGAATCGTTTAACGTATTGGTACATGAGTTACGTGGATTAGGTCTAGATATTACGTTAGACTAA
- the rpoC gene encoding DNA-directed RNA polymerase subunit beta' has translation MSYKKDNKLKSNFTSITISLASPEAILERSSGEVLKPETINYRTYKPERDGLFCERIFGPVKDYECHCGKYKRIRYKGIVCDRCGVEVTEKKVRRERMGHINLVVPVAHIWYFRSLPNKIGYLLGLPTKRLDLIIYYERYVVIQPGFMAEEGIQYMDFLTEEEYLDILDKLPKENQYLDDKDPNKFIAKMGAEALEDLLKRIDLDTLSYNLRHQAANETSQQRKNEALKRLQVVEAFRGARTRIENNPEWMIIKIVPVIPPELRPLVPLEGGRFATSDLNDLYRRVIIRNNRLKRLIEIKAPEVILRNEKRMLQEAVDSLFDNSRKVNAVKTEGNRALKSLSDILKGKQGRFRQNLLGKRVDYSARSVIVVGPNLKLHECGLPKDMAAELFKPFIIRKMIERGIVKTVKSAKKIVDRKDPLVWDILENVLKGHPVLLNRAPTLHRLGIQSFQPKLVEGKAIQLHPLVCTAFNADFDGDQMAVHLPLGHAAILEAQVLMLAAHNILNPANGTPITVPSQDMVLGLYYITKGRRTDAQRVVKGQDFAFYSPEEVIIAYNEKQIDLHAFIKVKVNVKLEDGSIVNKLIETTVGRVLFNQMVPEEVGYINELLTKKSLRDIIGHVVKITGMARASRFLDDIKELGFQMAFRGGLSFNLQDVNIPVEKHALLEQASAEVDEVRNNYNMGFITNNERYNQIIDIWTRINNRLTSFVMTQLSSDNQGFNSVYMMLDSGARGSKEQIRQLCGMRGLMAKPQKSGSGGEIIENPILSNFKEGLSVLEYFISTHGARKGLADTALKTADAGYLTRRLHDVAQDMIVNAEDCGTLRGMYTTALKDNEDIVEPLYDRLLGRISLHDVFNPLDGKLLVAAGQDIDEDIAKAIEESPLEGVEIRSVLTCENKRGVCALCYGRNLATGKRVQKGEAVGVIAAQSIGEPGTQLTLRTFHVGGTASNIAAESQLTAKFDGIIEFENVRTVENDTEEGVKQIVLGRSGEFKIVEPGTNKVIMTNNIPYGSFLYVEDGAKITKGDRICSWDPYNAVIISEFAGKIEFDAIVEGVTYREESDEQTGHREKVIIDTRDKTKNPSVRVVDKKGELIRGYNIPVGAHIAIDEGDAVKTGQILVKIPRATGKTRDITGGLPRVTELFEARNPSNPAVVTEIDGVVTLGGVKRGNREMTIESKDGEVKKYLVPLSKHILVQDNDFVKAGMPLSDGSISPADILAIKGPAAVQEYLVNGIQEVYRLQGVKINDKHFEVIVHQMMQKVHIEDPGDTTFLENNSADRWDFMIENDEIYDKKVVVDAGDSNTVKPGQIVSLRKLRDENSQLKRKDLKQIEVRDARPATASSMLQGITRASLGTKSFISAASFQETTKVLNEAAIAGKRDNMLGLKENVIVGHLIPSGTGVRGYERIIVGSQEEYDKLLASKQEEVDA, from the coding sequence ATGTCTTACAAAAAGGATAATAAATTAAAAAGCAATTTCACCTCGATCACCATTAGTTTGGCATCGCCGGAGGCTATTTTAGAGCGCTCTAGTGGTGAGGTGTTAAAACCTGAGACTATCAATTACCGTACTTACAAACCTGAGCGTGACGGTTTGTTCTGCGAGCGTATTTTTGGTCCGGTAAAAGATTACGAATGTCATTGCGGTAAATATAAACGTATCCGTTATAAAGGTATCGTTTGTGACCGTTGTGGTGTTGAGGTAACGGAAAAGAAAGTACGTAGAGAGCGTATGGGACACATCAATTTGGTGGTTCCTGTTGCGCATATCTGGTATTTCCGCTCCCTGCCAAATAAAATTGGATACCTGTTAGGATTGCCTACAAAGAGATTAGACCTGATCATTTACTACGAGCGTTATGTAGTAATTCAGCCTGGTTTTATGGCAGAAGAAGGTATTCAATATATGGATTTCTTAACTGAAGAGGAATATCTTGATATTCTTGATAAGTTGCCTAAAGAAAACCAATATTTAGACGATAAAGACCCTAATAAATTCATCGCCAAAATGGGTGCTGAAGCGTTAGAAGATTTATTGAAACGTATTGATTTAGATACTTTATCCTATAACTTACGTCACCAGGCTGCAAACGAAACTTCTCAGCAACGTAAAAACGAAGCTTTGAAACGTTTACAGGTAGTGGAAGCTTTCCGTGGTGCAAGAACCCGTATTGAGAATAACCCAGAGTGGATGATCATCAAGATCGTTCCTGTTATTCCACCGGAATTGCGTCCGTTGGTTCCATTGGAAGGTGGTCGTTTTGCGACTTCAGATCTAAACGATTTGTATCGTCGTGTGATTATCCGTAACAACCGTTTGAAACGTTTGATCGAGATCAAAGCGCCGGAAGTAATCTTACGTAACGAAAAACGTATGTTGCAGGAAGCGGTAGATTCGTTATTCGATAACTCACGTAAAGTAAATGCAGTTAAAACTGAAGGTAACCGTGCTTTGAAATCTCTTTCAGACATCCTGAAAGGTAAACAAGGTCGTTTCCGTCAGAACTTATTGGGTAAACGTGTGGATTATTCTGCCCGTTCGGTAATTGTTGTAGGTCCTAACCTTAAATTACATGAATGCGGTTTACCTAAAGATATGGCTGCTGAGCTATTCAAACCGTTTATCATCCGTAAGATGATTGAAAGGGGTATCGTTAAAACAGTAAAATCTGCAAAGAAAATTGTAGACAGAAAAGACCCATTAGTTTGGGATATTCTGGAGAATGTTTTGAAAGGACACCCTGTATTACTGAATCGTGCGCCTACATTACACAGATTGGGTATCCAGTCGTTCCAGCCTAAGTTGGTAGAAGGTAAAGCAATTCAGTTACACCCATTAGTATGTACCGCATTTAACGCGGATTTTGACGGTGACCAGATGGCAGTACATTTACCATTAGGGCACGCCGCAATCTTAGAAGCTCAGGTATTAATGCTTGCAGCACACAACATTCTAAACCCTGCGAACGGAACTCCGATTACTGTACCTTCACAGGATATGGTTTTGGGTCTTTACTATATTACTAAAGGCCGTAGAACGGATGCACAACGTGTAGTTAAAGGTCAGGATTTTGCTTTCTATTCTCCTGAAGAGGTGATCATTGCGTACAATGAGAAACAAATCGATCTTCATGCATTTATCAAAGTTAAGGTAAACGTAAAATTAGAAGATGGATCGATCGTAAATAAATTGATCGAAACTACTGTAGGCCGTGTACTATTTAATCAAATGGTTCCGGAAGAAGTAGGATACATCAACGAACTGCTGACTAAAAAATCTCTTAGAGATATCATTGGTCATGTGGTAAAAATTACCGGAATGGCCCGTGCATCAAGATTCCTTGATGATATTAAAGAGCTAGGTTTCCAAATGGCATTCAGAGGAGGTTTATCATTTAATTTACAAGATGTAAACATTCCTGTGGAGAAACATGCTTTATTAGAGCAGGCTTCTGCCGAGGTTGATGAGGTAAGGAATAACTATAACATGGGATTCATTACCAACAACGAGCGTTACAACCAAATTATCGATATCTGGACTCGTATCAATAACCGTTTAACATCATTCGTGATGACTCAGTTATCAAGCGATAACCAAGGTTTCAACTCTGTTTACATGATGTTGGACTCTGGAGCCCGTGGTTCGAAAGAGCAGATTCGTCAGTTATGCGGTATGCGTGGTTTGATGGCTAAGCCTCAGAAATCAGGTTCAGGTGGTGAGATTATCGAAAACCCGATTCTTTCGAACTTTAAAGAAGGATTGTCGGTATTAGAATACTTTATCTCTACCCACGGTGCGCGTAAAGGTTTGGCGGATACGGCGTTAAAAACAGCTGATGCGGGTTACTTAACACGTCGTTTACATGATGTGGCCCAGGATATGATCGTTAATGCGGAAGATTGTGGTACTTTAAGAGGTATGTACACTACTGCATTGAAAGATAATGAAGACATCGTTGAGCCGTTATACGACAGGTTATTAGGCCGTATCTCTCTACATGATGTATTCAATCCTTTGGATGGCAAATTGTTAGTAGCTGCTGGTCAGGATATCGATGAAGATATTGCTAAAGCAATTGAAGAGTCTCCATTAGAAGGCGTTGAAATTCGTTCGGTATTAACCTGCGAAAACAAACGTGGTGTTTGTGCACTATGCTACGGACGTAACTTAGCTACTGGTAAACGTGTTCAGAAAGGTGAAGCTGTCGGTGTAATTGCTGCACAGTCTATCGGAGAGCCGGGTACACAGTTAACGCTACGTACGTTCCACGTTGGGGGTACTGCATCGAACATCGCTGCTGAGTCTCAGTTGACTGCTAAATTTGACGGTATCATTGAATTTGAAAATGTTCGTACAGTAGAGAACGATACTGAAGAAGGTGTAAAACAAATTGTTTTAGGCCGTTCAGGAGAGTTCAAAATTGTTGAGCCTGGTACAAATAAAGTGATCATGACCAATAACATTCCTTATGGTTCATTCTTATATGTTGAGGATGGAGCTAAAATCACTAAAGGTGACAGGATTTGTTCATGGGATCCATATAATGCGGTAATTATCTCAGAGTTTGCCGGTAAAATTGAATTTGACGCAATCGTAGAGGGGGTAACCTATCGCGAAGAGTCGGATGAGCAAACCGGTCACCGTGAGAAAGTAATTATCGATACACGTGATAAAACTAAAAACCCTTCTGTACGGGTTGTGGATAAAAAAGGTGAATTGATCAGAGGATACAACATCCCTGTAGGTGCCCACATCGCAATTGATGAAGGTGATGCAGTTAAAACTGGTCAGATCCTGGTTAAGATTCCTCGTGCAACTGGTAAAACAAGAGATATCACGGGTGGTTTACCACGTGTAACGGAGCTTTTCGAAGCACGTAACCCTTCAAACCCTGCTGTAGTAACAGAGATTGATGGTGTGGTAACTTTAGGTGGCGTTAAACGTGGTAACCGTGAGATGACTATCGAATCTAAAGACGGAGAAGTTAAAAAATACCTTGTTCCATTGTCTAAACACATCCTTGTTCAGGATAATGACTTTGTGAAAGCTGGTATGCCGTTATCTGATGGTTCTATCTCTCCTGCGGATATCTTAGCGATTAAAGGCCCTGCGGCCGTACAAGAATACTTAGTGAATGGTATCCAGGAGGTTTATCGTTTACAAGGTGTGAAAATCAATGATAAACACTTTGAGGTAATTGTACACCAGATGATGCAGAAAGTTCATATTGAAGATCCGGGAGATACCACTTTCTTAGAGAATAACTCTGCAGATCGTTGGGACTTCATGATCGAGAATGACGAGATCTATGACAAAAAAGTTGTAGTTGACGCTGGTGATTCTAACACGGTGAAACCTGGACAAATTGTTTCTCTACGTAAATTAAGAGACGAAAATTCTCAATTGAAACGTAAAGATCTGAAACAAATTGAAGTTCGTGATGCAAGACCTGCAACTGCGAGTTCAATGTTACAGGGTATTACACGTGCTTCATTAGGAACAAAATCGTTCATCTCTGCAGCATCGTTCCAGGAAACTACAAAAGTGTTAAACGAAGCCGCTATTGCTGGTAAACGTGATAACATGCTTGGATTAAAAGAAAACGTAATTGTTGGACACTTAATCCCTTCAGGTACAGGTGTACGTGGATACGAGCGTATCATTGTAGGTTCTCAGGAAGAATATGATAAATTATTAGCTTCGAAACAAGAAGAAGTAGATGCTTAA
- a CDS encoding DUF3467 domain-containing protein, with protein MEEQHNDNQLNIELSEEVAEGIFSNLAIITHSNTEFVLDFIRVMPGVPKARVKSRIILTPEHAKRLMIAMQDNIEKYEAAHGRIKTQEEPPGFPMNFGGPTAQA; from the coding sequence ATGGAAGAACAGCACAACGATAACCAATTAAATATTGAACTTTCTGAAGAAGTTGCAGAAGGAATCTTTTCAAACCTAGCGATCATTACTCATTCCAACACGGAATTTGTACTGGACTTCATCAGAGTGATGCCTGGAGTCCCTAAAGCCAGGGTAAAATCCAGGATTATTCTGACACCGGAGCATGCTAAAAGGTTGATGATCGCGATGCAGGATAACATTGAAAAATATGAAGCCGCACATGGCAGAATTAAAACGCAGGAAGAGCCTCCGGGTTTTCCGATGAACTTTGGCGGGCCAACGGCACAGGCCTAA
- the miaA gene encoding tRNA (adenosine(37)-N6)-dimethylallyltransferase MiaA: MALDKTLIVIVGPTGIGKTSLAIELARHFSTEIISADSRQFFKEMEIGTAKPSPEELAAAPHHFIDSHSIETLFSTGDFEIQALQLMEELFKKQDLLIMVGGSGLYIDAVCNGLDDLPDTDLIIREQLKQELERDGIESIKQRLKIHDPEYYEKVDQANPQRMVRGLEFFLSTGEKLSSYQTNSKKQRPFNMIKIGLNMDRSALYKQINLRVDKMMAAGLLDEVKGLQSYRKYNALNTVGYSELFDYMDGNLTLETAVDKIKQNTRRFAKRQLTWFRRDDSTTWFEPNASEAVILHINRIINA; this comes from the coding sequence ATGGCATTGGATAAAACCCTGATTGTAATCGTCGGCCCTACCGGAATAGGAAAGACGTCACTGGCCATTGAACTGGCCAGGCATTTTTCTACAGAAATTATTTCGGCAGACTCCCGTCAGTTCTTTAAGGAGATGGAAATAGGAACTGCAAAACCTTCTCCGGAAGAATTGGCAGCGGCACCACATCATTTTATTGATTCCCACAGTATTGAAACATTGTTCAGTACCGGCGACTTTGAAATACAGGCCCTTCAGCTCATGGAGGAGCTTTTTAAAAAACAGGATCTGCTGATTATGGTCGGTGGATCCGGTTTATATATTGATGCCGTATGTAATGGTCTGGACGACCTTCCTGATACTGACCTCATTATTCGTGAGCAGCTGAAACAGGAGCTGGAGCGGGATGGTATCGAATCCATTAAACAGCGGTTAAAAATACACGATCCTGAATATTATGAAAAAGTAGATCAGGCCAATCCCCAACGTATGGTCAGAGGGCTGGAATTTTTCCTCTCTACGGGCGAAAAGCTCTCTTCCTATCAAACCAACAGCAAAAAACAACGACCTTTCAACATGATCAAAATAGGCTTAAATATGGACCGTTCGGCCTTGTATAAGCAAATTAACCTTAGGGTAGATAAAATGATGGCAGCGGGTCTTCTTGACGAAGTAAAAGGACTTCAGTCCTATCGTAAATACAATGCCCTGAATACAGTAGGTTATTCGGAATTATTCGATTACATGGATGGTAACCTGACGCTGGAAACTGCGGTAGACAAAATCAAACAGAATACACGTCGTTTTGCAAAACGGCAGCTCACCTGGTTTAGAAGAGACGACAGCACCACCTGGTTTGAACCCAATGCATCCGAGGCTGTCATCCTTCATATCAACCGTATTATAAACGCTTAG